GGAGCATCCTCGGCGAATTATAAGTATAAGTATCTAGAACCGTCGCTGAACTGGTTGTTAGTTGTCAGTGACTTTCTTGGAAAGAACGTTACACCGGCTCGTAGTTCAGATTCGGCGAGAGCCACCGTTCGATGACCGAGACCGGCATGCCTTTGCGGCGGGCGTAGTCTTCCACCTGGTCTTTGCCGATCTTGCCGACGGCGAAGTACTTGGCCTCGGGATGCGCAAAGTACCACCCGCTGACGGACGCGGCGGGCAGCATGGCGTAACTGTCGGTGAGCGTCACGCCCGCGTGCTTCTCAACGTGCAGCAGGTCGAACAACAGTCGTTTTTCCGTATGGTCAGGACAGGCCGGGTAGCCGGGAGCCGGACGGATGCCCCGGTACCGCTCGCGGATCAGGTCTTCGTTCGTCAGTCGTTCGTCCTTCCCGTACCCCCACTCGGCGCGCACTCGTTGGTGGAGGAATTCCGCAAAGGCTTCCGCCAGTCGATCGGCCAGGGCCTTGGCCATGATCGAGTTGTAATCGTCATGGTCCTCGTCGAACCGCCGGCAGAGATCCTCAACCCCGATCCCCGCCGTGACGGCAAAGGCTCCAAGATAGTCCTGCCTGCCGGACTCTTTGGGCGCGATGAAATCCGCCAACGCCAGGTTGGGTTGTCCGGCCGGTTTTTCCCCCTGTTGCCGGAGCGTGTGGATGGTCGTAAGCACGGTCGTTCGGGCCTCGTCGGCATACAGCTCAATGTCATCGCCGACCGCAGCCGCGGCAAAGAAGCCGTAGACGCCCTTCGCCGTAAGCCGTCGCTGTCGGATGATCTGGTCCAGCAGCCGTTGCGCGTCGTCGTACAGTTCCTTGGCCTTCTTGCCGATCGTCCGGTCGTCGAAGATCGAAGGATAGCGCCCTTTGAGTTCCCAGGTATGGAAAAAGGGCGACCAGTCGATATAGGGCACCAGTTCGTCCAGCGGCTGGTTTTCGATGACTCGGATGCCCAGGAACGACGGCCTCGGGATGTCGAGAGCAGCCCAATCCGACGCCAAGCGGTTGGCCCGCGCCTGCGCGATCGGAAGCAGCGGCTTGGCTCCCCGGTCCTGATGGGCCTGCCGCATCCGTTCATAGTCCGTTTGAATCTGTTTCACGAACTCTTGCCTGTGCGTCGGACTGACCAGACTGCCGACCACCCCGACCGCCCGCGACGCATCGAGCACGTGCACGGTGGCATGCCGGTAGGACGGCGCGATCTTGACCGCCGTATGCGCCTTGCTCGTCGTGGCGCCGCCGATCAACAACGGCACCTCGAACCCTTCGCGGGTCATTTCCTTGGCCACGTGCACCATTTCGTCAAGCGACGGCGTAATCAGGCCGCTCAAGCCGATGATGTCGGCCTTGTGCTCGCGCGCGGCTGCCAAAATCTTCTCGCAGGGCACCATCACGCCGAGATCGATGACTTCATAGTTGTTGCAGCCCAGCACGACGCCGACGATGTTCTTGCCGATGTCGTGGACGTCGCCTTTCACGGTGGCCAAGACGATCTTGCCCTGTGACCGGAAGTTGCCCAGCCGTTTCTTCTCTTCCTCCATGAACGGCATGAGATAGGCCACCGCTTTCTTCATCACGCGCGCGCTTTTGACGACCTGCGGGAGGAACATCTTGCCGGAGCCGAACAGATCCCCCACGACGTTCATGCCGGCCATGAGCGGCCCCTCGATCACCGACAGCGGCGTCGGATACTTCCGGCGCGCCTCTTCCGTATCCTGCTCGATGTAATCGGTCACCCCCTTCACCAGGGCATGGGTCAGCCGCTCTTCGACCGTGCCCTTGCGCCATTCATCGTCCTTGACGGCGGCTTTCCCCTTTTGCTTCACCGTCTCGGCGAAGGCCACCAGCCGCTCGGTGGCGTCAGGCCGCCGGTCCAGCAACACATCCTCAACCAGTTCGAGCAGATCTTTGGGAATTTCCTCGTAGACGGCGAGCTGGCCGGCGTTGACGATGCCCATGTCGAGCCCGGCCTTGATCGCATGGTACAAAAAGGCCGCGTGCATCGCCTCGCGCACCACGTTGTTGCCGCGGAACGAGAACGAGATGTTACTGATGCCGCCGCTGACCTTGGCGCCGGGCAGATGCCGCTTGATCCACCGCGTCGCCTCGATGAAATCCACCGCGTAGTGGTTGTGTTCCTCGATTCCCGTGGCCACGGTGAGCACGTTCGGATCGAAGACGACGTCTTGCGGGGGGAACCCGACGATCTCGGTCAGAATCTTGTACGACCTCGCGCAGACTTCGATCCTGCGCTCAAACGTATCGGCCTGGCCCCGCTCGTCGAACGCCATCACGACCACCGCCGCCCCGTAGCGCCGGATCAACCGGGCCTGTTCGATGAACTTGGCCTCTCCCTCCTTGAGGCTGATACTGTTGACGACCGCCTTGCCCTGGATGTTCTTTAGACCGGTTTCCAGCACCTCCCACTTGGAGCTGTCGACCATGATCGGCACTTTCGCGATGTCCGGCTCGGCGGCGACGAGACGCAGGAACTTCTCCATCGCGGCCTTGGAATCCAACATGCCCTCGTCCATGTTGACGTCGATGATCTGCGCGCCGCCTTCGACCTGTTGCCGCGCCACGGAGAGAGCGGCTTCATAGTCGCCGGCCAGGATGAGTTTGGCGAAGGCCGGCGAGCCGGTCACATTGGTGCGCTCCCCGATATTCACAAAATTAGAATCTGGCCGGATCGTGAGGGCTTCAAGCCCGCTGAGTCTCGTGTAGGGTTCGACGGTCGGGATCGCCCTCGGGGCGACATCTCGCACCGCCTCGGCGATCAATTTGATGTGGGCCGGCGTCGTGCCGCAGCAGCCGCCGACGATGTTGAGCCACCCGTCCTTCGCCCATTCGCGCAGTTGCGGAGCGAGGGAATCCGGCGTCTCCGGAAAGCCCGTCGGGAGCAGGGGATTGGGCAACCCCGCGTTGGGATGGGCGCTCACGTGCACCGGCGCGAGGCGGGACAATTCTTCGATCAGCGGCTTCATTTCCTTAGGTCCCAGCGCACAGTTCATCCCCACGCTGAGCAAGGGCACGTGGGAGATGGAATTCCAGAAAGCCTCCACGGTCTGCCCGGTCACGCCACGGTTGCTCCCGGCCTGGATAAACGTGACCGACGCCATGATCGGGACCCGGCGCCAGCCCCGGTCGAATCCGTCAAGAATCGCGAAGAAGGCGGCCTTGGCGTTGAGCGTGTCAAAGATCGTCTCGACCAACAGCAAATCGACGCCGCCGTCGAGCAGACCGCGCACCTGTTCACTGTAGGCACAGACCAGCTCATCGAATGTCGTCCCTCGCGCGCCGGGATTGTTCACGTCGGTGGAGATGGACGAGGTCTTCGTTGTGGGGCCGATCGCCCCGGCCACAAAACAAACACGACCGGGCTGAACGGCTTGCACGGTCGCTACGGCTCTCCTGGCGCATTCCGCCCCCGCCTTGGACAGTTCGTAAGCCAGCAACTCCATCTGATAATCCGCCAGGGAGATCGCCTGCGCGTTGAAGGTGTTGGTCTCGATGATGTCGGCCCCGGCCTCCAAATACTGGCGATGGATATCTTCGATGACGGCCGGTTGCGTGAGGTTCAGCAGATCATTGTGGCCCTTGAGGTCTTTGTTCCAATCCTTGAACCGCTCGCCGCGAAAGGCGGCTTCGTCCAGCCGCCGTTGCTGGATCATCGTGCCCATGGCCCCGTCCAGGATCAGGATGCGCCGCTTGAGCAAGGTCTCTATGGTATGGGGGCTTTCAATAGGCATCGAGGCCATGATTCGGTGACGATTGAGGCCTTTCGTTCATCACTCACAGAAATTCCGGAAAACCTGTTCGATCATACTGGAAGGCCCGGGGCCGGGCAAGCCGGACCCGCTTCCTTGACTTGAATTCCTCTTCGCCGATAGGATCATTTCAATGCGGACCGGGTCGTTCAGCCTTGCAATCTCACGCCGTGCCTGCTTCGTCGCGGCTCTGGCTTTCGTTTTGTGGGGAGCGAATCCAAGAACGCCCGCGGCAGAGCCGTATTTCGAAGACGGCTTCCTTGGGCTGACGCAAAAAGAACTGCACGAAAAACTCGGCATGCCGCAGGCGGTCCGCGACCGGAAGTCGGCGCTGCGCGTCTTCACCTATTACCCCGTCACGGATTGGAAATCGTATTTCAGCAAACTCGTGTCGCCGGAAAACGGCGAAGACGTGTACTCCTTCAAGCGGGGCGACATCGACGTGCGCTATTCATTCAGCTACGCGGTGGACCCCAACGACGAGCGCGAGGACCGGCCGCTGGTCGTTCGATTGGTCGACATCGAATTCTCGTCCCCCGTCCCGATCGGCAGGGTTCCCTCGTTGGTTCCGGAATTCCGACCCTCGACCGATCCTTCCAATCCCGCGTTCCGTTCGAACATCTGGATTTTGTTGTTCAAAGGATCGCCCTCCCCGGCGGCACGCTTCATCGTGAAAGAAAAGGGCAAGGAACAGTTGGACTGGACCTTGGCCTTTCAGCTTTTCTCCCTGCAGGGCTTGCCTGATCGACTCACGCCCAAGGCCACGATCGATCGCATGGAAATCGGTGCCCAGAGCCTGCAACTGGTGCGGCAACGACAGCAACACACTCATGAGCCGATGCCGAACCCCTACTCCGCCGAATTTCTTCGTCAATCAACGGAGCCGGCTAAAACGGTGAAGCCTATCCCGGTCCCTCGATATGCCGAATAAACCGCCCCAGCCATACCTTGACTCAGTATCGCCCCGTTGTTAGCATTTCCGTAGTTCACACGTTGCCATGATGAGCGCCTCTTCCCCCTCCCAATTTGATTCACCGCCTGAGACTGTTTCCTTCATTCGGCGACCCGAGGTGCGGGCCGTCATCTATGGGGGGCTCGGATTATTCGCCGCGATGATGGTGATCTGGCCGTTGATCAATCAACTGCTGGACCCGGATTTCAAACGGCACATCGAACAACATCGCGTCATGGTCGGCATGACGAAGGAGCAGGTGCTGGAAGCCTGGGGCGGCCCCCAAACGATTCATACCACCTTCACAAAAGACGGCATCCGGCAAGAAGAGTGGATTTTCGAGGATTGGGAAGACGCCGCGACCGTCCGTCATCGTTATCTGTACTTCGAGGAAGGGATTCTCGTGGGAGGATGGTACCAGGGATCGAGAGAACGGGACGCGCGGAATCTTCCGTCATCGAAACCGAGGCCCAGATCCGAGTCTTAACCCTGAACCGCCTCAGTGATTGTAACATTCGCGCGCGGGACGCTGCGCCGCCTTGCCACGCAGTCGTCTCTCTCTTCTCACACAACGTGATTGACGCTGAGCCTTGTCCCGCTCGCGCAACCGGGTTATTCGTAGAGCGCCGGACGGTCGTCAGTCCGAAGTTTCGCGAATCGAGAGTCTGAGCCTGCTGAGAAGCACCTCCGCGCGAGCCCGATCCAATTCATCGACCATCACCCTCCCCACGAAAAACGGCACGCCCGGATACAGCGTGCTCATATGTTCGCCATGAATGACGTACGCAATCCGGTTTCCGTCCAGCAAACTCTTAATGATGGCCAACTCTCCCGCGTCCTGCGCGTTGGTGAGGTGCACCATCCTCACGCGCGCGTTGCCGTCCATGTCTTTCTTATTCAATGGAGATCCCCGAGGAATTGCGGTTTCTCCCCCGCCCCGTTACACTCGGAACCAGTCATGGAGTTTCGGTGATCCGGACGCGCCGTTCTTGATCGGGACCGCCGGAAATGGTGAGCA
This sequence is a window from Candidatus Nitrospira inopinata. Protein-coding genes within it:
- the metH gene encoding methionine synthase encodes the protein MPIESPHTIETLLKRRILILDGAMGTMIQQRRLDEAAFRGERFKDWNKDLKGHNDLLNLTQPAVIEDIHRQYLEAGADIIETNTFNAQAISLADYQMELLAYELSKAGAECARRAVATVQAVQPGRVCFVAGAIGPTTKTSSISTDVNNPGARGTTFDELVCAYSEQVRGLLDGGVDLLLVETIFDTLNAKAAFFAILDGFDRGWRRVPIMASVTFIQAGSNRGVTGQTVEAFWNSISHVPLLSVGMNCALGPKEMKPLIEELSRLAPVHVSAHPNAGLPNPLLPTGFPETPDSLAPQLREWAKDGWLNIVGGCCGTTPAHIKLIAEAVRDVAPRAIPTVEPYTRLSGLEALTIRPDSNFVNIGERTNVTGSPAFAKLILAGDYEAALSVARQQVEGGAQIIDVNMDEGMLDSKAAMEKFLRLVAAEPDIAKVPIMVDSSKWEVLETGLKNIQGKAVVNSISLKEGEAKFIEQARLIRRYGAAVVVMAFDERGQADTFERRIEVCARSYKILTEIVGFPPQDVVFDPNVLTVATGIEEHNHYAVDFIEATRWIKRHLPGAKVSGGISNISFSFRGNNVVREAMHAAFLYHAIKAGLDMGIVNAGQLAVYEEIPKDLLELVEDVLLDRRPDATERLVAFAETVKQKGKAAVKDDEWRKGTVEERLTHALVKGVTDYIEQDTEEARRKYPTPLSVIEGPLMAGMNVVGDLFGSGKMFLPQVVKSARVMKKAVAYLMPFMEEEKKRLGNFRSQGKIVLATVKGDVHDIGKNIVGVVLGCNNYEVIDLGVMVPCEKILAAAREHKADIIGLSGLITPSLDEMVHVAKEMTREGFEVPLLIGGATTSKAHTAVKIAPSYRHATVHVLDASRAVGVVGSLVSPTHRQEFVKQIQTDYERMRQAHQDRGAKPLLPIAQARANRLASDWAALDIPRPSFLGIRVIENQPLDELVPYIDWSPFFHTWELKGRYPSIFDDRTIGKKAKELYDDAQRLLDQIIRQRRLTAKGVYGFFAAAAVGDDIELYADEARTTVLTTIHTLRQQGEKPAGQPNLALADFIAPKESGRQDYLGAFAVTAGIGVEDLCRRFDEDHDDYNSIMAKALADRLAEAFAEFLHQRVRAEWGYGKDERLTNEDLIRERYRGIRPAPGYPACPDHTEKRLLFDLLHVEKHAGVTLTDSYAMLPAASVSGWYFAHPEAKYFAVGKIGKDQVEDYARRKGMPVSVIERWLSPNLNYEPV
- a CDS encoding putative signal transducing protein; its protein translation is MDGNARVRMVHLTNAQDAGELAIIKSLLDGNRIAYVIHGEHMSTLYPGVPFFVGRVMVDELDRARAEVLLSRLRLSIRETSD